A single genomic interval of Lewinellaceae bacterium harbors:
- a CDS encoding glycosyltransferase family 1 protein, which translates to MKVLLLVPKRYGFHQSFRETFEALGGEIHTIDYQHIMVGWKQRINTQMFRLPDKWRQKWEGYYYQDINKLYRDEYDRIQPDIVFIYNHELLVPETLAYFKRKSKIAFFLGDCPYYTPGNRHFLPLLYFADAVYTYDTFWIEQMTKMGIRNMHYLYPNTPTDSFYEKKLSDEVYQELKSEVLYVGMGYKTSWGMKKAKFLSCFADFDLQIHSDDSMERWFEYYPEIEKCYRPRTGHITVERLNDMYNATKIAPVDANPGLLNALHWRWVEALGAGALPVLEWQQNVVEIFGDAEVPAVKVFDEAREMTAYYLSHEKERRALVVWMQNLVKEKHSIANNAALLAETMKIGSTVKNQKVLVNR; encoded by the coding sequence ATGAAAGTTCTATTACTGGTACCCAAAAGATATGGATTTCACCAGTCTTTCCGGGAAACCTTTGAGGCGTTAGGTGGAGAGATCCATACCATTGACTATCAACACATCATGGTAGGCTGGAAGCAACGAATCAATACTCAGATGTTCCGTTTACCGGATAAATGGAGGCAAAAATGGGAAGGGTATTATTATCAGGATATCAATAAATTATATCGTGATGAATATGACCGGATACAACCGGACATTGTATTCATTTACAACCACGAATTATTGGTGCCGGAGACACTGGCCTATTTTAAAAGGAAATCAAAAATTGCTTTCTTTTTGGGAGACTGTCCCTATTATACTCCGGGAAACCGTCATTTTTTACCATTGCTTTATTTTGCGGATGCCGTTTATACGTACGACACATTTTGGATCGAGCAGATGACTAAAATGGGAATCCGGAATATGCATTATCTGTATCCAAATACCCCGACGGATTCATTTTACGAAAAGAAATTATCCGATGAAGTTTATCAGGAATTAAAATCTGAAGTCCTCTATGTAGGCATGGGGTATAAGACCAGCTGGGGGATGAAAAAAGCGAAATTCCTGAGCTGCTTTGCTGATTTCGACTTACAGATCCACAGCGATGATTCCATGGAACGGTGGTTCGAATATTATCCGGAGATAGAAAAATGTTACCGTCCTCGGACCGGACACATCACAGTGGAACGCCTGAACGATATGTATAATGCGACAAAAATTGCACCTGTCGATGCAAATCCGGGACTGTTGAATGCCTTGCACTGGCGTTGGGTGGAAGCATTGGGTGCCGGGGCGCTGCCTGTCCTGGAATGGCAACAAAATGTTGTGGAGATATTTGGTGATGCGGAAGTGCCGGCCGTCAAGGTGTTTGATGAAGCCCGCGAAATGACCGCTTATTACCTGAGTCACGAAAAAGAGCGCCGTGCTTTGGTCGTCTGGATGCAAAACCTGGTAAAGGAAAAACATTCCATAGCGAATAATGCAGCGTTACTTGCCGAGACCATGAAAATAGGATCCACTGTAAAAAACCAGAAAGTATTGGTAAACCGCTAG
- a CDS encoding DegT/DnrJ/EryC1/StrS aminotransferase family protein: MILTKEALAIQGGEPVSREPILIHKPSINEADVLAVTDAVKSTFVSGDGPECRKFEEHLKQYLGVKHALFMTSCTVALDLAFRVKDFPAGSEVIVPNFTYTSTALGPLLNGLKVVLADVRPDNGNIDVDKLESYITSRTVAICPVDYAGNPPEMHRIREIAKKHNLYIVQDTAQSIGSKYRGEYTGNQGDASTFSFHGTKNLTTGEGGALVTNDDRIAERIKILREKGTNKYSFLTDQQTRGYYEYVDIGNSYVQSNINGAMGITQLNRLEAMNERRKEIAEYYLSNLQGIAGLDFLHVDGDVTSNWHLFGILVPEERKYWIMDALRAEGVMANVHYTPLHRNKYYQHLGTDEAFPGSMAFFNRLLRLPIYPVMTDQEKERVVEAVVKVFEHLS; encoded by the coding sequence ATGATCCTAACCAAAGAGGCCCTGGCAATCCAGGGTGGAGAGCCAGTCTCCAGAGAACCGATTCTCATCCATAAACCTTCGATAAATGAAGCGGATGTACTGGCAGTTACCGATGCAGTAAAGAGCACATTTGTCAGTGGTGACGGACCCGAATGCCGTAAGTTTGAGGAACACCTCAAACAGTATCTGGGTGTTAAACATGCCCTCTTCATGACGTCCTGTACGGTTGCTTTGGATCTGGCGTTCAGAGTCAAAGATTTTCCGGCAGGAAGTGAAGTGATCGTGCCAAACTTCACCTACACCAGCACAGCACTTGGGCCATTGCTTAATGGGCTCAAGGTCGTTCTTGCCGATGTACGTCCGGATAATGGCAATATTGACGTCGATAAGCTAGAATCCTATATTACCTCCCGGACCGTGGCGATATGTCCGGTAGACTATGCCGGAAATCCACCCGAAATGCACCGCATCCGGGAAATCGCAAAAAAACATAACCTCTACATTGTGCAGGATACTGCTCAATCCATTGGCTCGAAATACCGGGGAGAATACACCGGCAATCAAGGCGATGCAAGTACCTTCTCATTTCATGGAACCAAAAATCTTACCACCGGCGAGGGCGGGGCGCTGGTTACTAACGATGACCGCATAGCTGAACGCATTAAGATCTTACGCGAAAAAGGAACGAATAAGTACAGCTTTCTGACGGACCAGCAGACCCGTGGCTATTACGAGTATGTAGACATCGGAAATAGTTATGTCCAGTCCAACATCAACGGAGCCATGGGGATTACACAACTCAACAGGCTGGAAGCCATGAATGAGCGCCGGAAAGAGATTGCAGAGTATTATCTGTCGAATCTTCAGGGAATTGCTGGTCTCGACTTCCTTCACGTGGACGGGGATGTAACCTCCAATTGGCATCTGTTCGGGATCCTCGTTCCTGAAGAACGCAAGTACTGGATCATGGATGCCTTACGAGCGGAAGGGGTGATGGCTAATGTGCATTACACCCCATTGCACCGGAACAAGTATTACCAACACCTGGGAACCGACGAAGCATTTCCCGGATCAATGGCTTTTTTCAATCGTTTATTGCGATTGCCTATTTATCCGGTAATGACCGATCAGGAGAAAGAACGTGTCGTGGAAGCTGTGGTCAAGGTATTTGAACATTTATCCTGA
- a CDS encoding NAD-dependent epimerase/dehydratase family protein, with translation MAKFDFNAIRDKRILITGATGFLGKRLSRMLEAEGIFAEKTSLSLGVDLRNYEETYAYFQQVQPDLLFNCASFVGGIQFGYKYPAELFENNLLMNVNLLRAARESGVGRIVNPISNCVYPAKAMLFKEDEIWDGPMHESVMVYGFVRKAFWVGSWANARQYGLDVINIVLSNMYGPEDHFEEERSHALGALIMKFVDAKRTGAPYVTVWGSGKPVREWMHVDDGAEAMIRASILPPTQEFINVGIGEGISVWEMSQVIRELTGFQGEIRLDTSKPDGAAYKTVDGTRGYQLMGWQPSRPFYQGVAEAIEWYESHQNVIQQNNKHALV, from the coding sequence ATGGCAAAGTTTGATTTTAATGCCATTCGCGATAAACGCATTTTAATAACCGGAGCGACTGGTTTTCTGGGTAAACGTCTATCCAGGATGCTGGAGGCAGAAGGAATTTTTGCTGAGAAAACGTCCTTGAGTCTGGGCGTCGATCTGCGAAATTACGAAGAAACTTACGCTTACTTTCAGCAGGTTCAGCCAGATCTTCTGTTCAACTGTGCTTCGTTTGTAGGCGGGATTCAATTCGGGTATAAATATCCGGCGGAATTGTTCGAGAACAATCTGCTCATGAATGTCAATCTACTGCGGGCAGCGCGGGAGAGTGGCGTAGGCAGAATTGTGAATCCTATTTCCAATTGCGTCTATCCGGCAAAAGCAATGCTTTTCAAAGAAGATGAGATCTGGGACGGCCCGATGCATGAATCCGTTATGGTGTATGGGTTCGTACGAAAGGCATTTTGGGTAGGTTCCTGGGCAAATGCAAGACAGTACGGACTCGATGTGATCAATATTGTATTATCCAATATGTATGGACCGGAAGATCATTTTGAGGAAGAGCGGTCACACGCATTGGGAGCTTTGATCATGAAATTTGTTGATGCTAAGCGCACCGGTGCACCTTATGTCACCGTATGGGGTAGTGGCAAGCCGGTTCGTGAATGGATGCATGTAGATGACGGAGCCGAGGCGATGATCCGGGCCTCCATCCTTCCGCCGACCCAGGAGTTTATTAATGTTGGTATCGGAGAGGGCATCTCGGTCTGGGAAATGAGCCAGGTTATCAGGGAACTGACCGGCTTTCAGGGTGAGATCCGTCTGGATACCAGTAAGCCTGACGGGGCAGCCTATAAAACGGTCGACGGAACCCGTGGATATCAGTTGATGGGCTGGCAACCATCCAGGCCATTTTATCAGGGAGTGGCCGAAGCCATCGAATGGTACGAATCTCACCAGAACGTAATCCAGCAAAACAATAAACACGCACTCGTATGA
- the gmd gene encoding GDP-mannose 4,6-dehydratase has product MAEKVALITGITGQDGSYLAEYLLQKGYTVWGMKRRSSSFNTARIDALFANDRQDGNPRFHYFYGDLTDASNIIRYIQEIQPDEIYNLAAMSHVKVSFDTPEYTGNADGLGTLRILEAVRMLGLTAKTKVYQASTSELFGLVQQVPQSEKTPFYPRSPYGVAKLYAYWITVNYREAYNMFACNGILFNHESPVRGETFVTRKITRAVANISLGLQSILSLGNLDAKRDWGHAKDFVEAMYLMMQQDHPDDYVIATGRTTTIRDFAHHAFGEVGIELEFTGAGKDEKGLISGIDKDRFGDKLGMAPENIYPGQAVIQIDPFYYRPTEVNLLIGDASKARDTLGWTPKYTLEEMITEMIDNDIDLLKRNHHLMKNGFVVHNELEDII; this is encoded by the coding sequence ATGGCTGAAAAAGTGGCATTGATTACCGGAATTACCGGTCAGGACGGTTCGTATCTGGCAGAATACCTGCTTCAGAAAGGTTATACGGTGTGGGGCATGAAACGCAGGAGTTCCTCTTTCAATACCGCACGGATAGATGCCTTATTTGCGAATGACCGTCAGGATGGAAACCCACGATTCCATTATTTCTATGGTGATCTGACGGATGCCAGCAACATCATCCGCTACATTCAGGAGATCCAGCCAGACGAGATTTACAACCTGGCGGCCATGTCCCACGTAAAAGTCAGTTTCGACACACCGGAGTACACAGGTAATGCGGATGGGTTGGGCACACTGCGTATCCTGGAGGCTGTGCGAATGCTGGGCCTCACTGCCAAGACCAAAGTTTATCAGGCTTCAACCTCTGAGTTATTTGGGCTTGTACAACAAGTACCGCAGTCGGAGAAGACACCCTTTTATCCGCGCAGTCCATATGGTGTGGCCAAATTATACGCATACTGGATTACGGTCAACTACCGGGAAGCCTACAACATGTTTGCCTGCAATGGAATCCTGTTCAATCATGAATCTCCTGTGCGTGGTGAAACATTCGTGACGCGTAAAATTACCCGGGCGGTAGCAAACATTTCCCTTGGCCTGCAGAGTATCCTTTCATTGGGTAATCTGGACGCCAAACGTGACTGGGGCCACGCCAAAGACTTTGTAGAGGCCATGTATCTCATGATGCAGCAGGATCACCCGGATGATTATGTCATCGCGACCGGAAGGACGACAACGATCCGTGATTTTGCCCACCACGCCTTTGGTGAGGTAGGTATTGAGCTGGAGTTTACCGGTGCCGGCAAGGATGAAAAAGGTCTGATTTCGGGTATTGATAAAGACCGCTTTGGTGATAAACTCGGCATGGCTCCGGAAAACATTTATCCCGGACAGGCGGTCATCCAGATCGATCCATTTTACTACCGGCCTACCGAAGTAAATCTACTCATTGGTGATGCCAGTAAAGCACGTGATACGCTGGGCTGGACACCGAAATATACACTGGAAGAGATGATCACAGAAATGATCGATAACGACATTGACCTCTTGAAACGCAATCATCATTTGATGAAAAATGGTTTTGTGGTCCACAATGAACTGGAGGATATTATTTAA
- a CDS encoding lipopolysaccharide biosynthesis protein, with protein MSDNLKDKSVKAFFWVVIDKLGSSTSNFLITIILARLLSPAEFGLLAMVMIFFELASTFIQSGFSFALIREEEISDVDKSTTFIFNLAVAVCCYGLLFFAAPAIANFFSQPMLSGIVRVMGLMLIINALGAIQQTILTHKIDFKSQTKIRFIGVVLSGSIAIAMAYYGWGVWALVAKLLLNEFFSTVLLWVYNSWKLSLVFSRASFRKLFGFGSRLLAEALIDKFFRQIVQVLIGKFFSVVTLGYYAQANSFTNMAANNFQQAIQKITYPILSKLKSDLVRLKEGYRQVIKMSSFFIVPVMILMGVLAGPLLVVTVGEKWLPATLFLQLLSAAGLTYHLNSINLDLLLVLGRVDLCLRIEIVKKIITGILIVIGIQFGILGLVISQVISYYIAIIINSYYTKLFLDYPIGEQLRDVTSSLVFAVIAGLSVALVQITLDLPPLLMLLVGGLGGGGIYVLLHWVFKSDEFRLLLEDLMPRAYKMILKS; from the coding sequence ATGTCCGACAATTTAAAAGACAAATCGGTAAAGGCATTTTTCTGGGTGGTAATCGATAAATTGGGTAGTAGTACTTCCAATTTTTTGATCACCATCATTCTTGCCAGATTACTTTCTCCTGCGGAGTTTGGTCTGCTGGCAATGGTGATGATCTTCTTTGAACTTGCCTCCACCTTTATCCAAAGCGGATTTTCCTTTGCTCTTATCCGGGAGGAAGAAATATCGGATGTGGATAAAAGTACCACGTTCATTTTCAACCTGGCGGTAGCGGTCTGCTGTTATGGGCTGTTATTTTTCGCAGCGCCTGCCATTGCAAATTTCTTCAGTCAGCCCATGCTATCCGGTATCGTCCGGGTGATGGGTTTGATGCTGATCATCAACGCTTTAGGAGCCATCCAGCAGACGATTCTGACCCACAAGATAGATTTCAAGTCCCAGACCAAGATTCGTTTTATCGGGGTGGTTTTGTCGGGATCCATTGCTATCGCCATGGCCTATTATGGTTGGGGTGTTTGGGCACTGGTTGCCAAATTGCTCCTCAATGAATTTTTCAGTACCGTTTTGCTCTGGGTGTATAATTCCTGGAAATTAAGTCTCGTATTCAGCAGGGCTTCTTTCAGGAAACTTTTTGGATTCGGATCCCGGCTACTGGCGGAAGCATTGATCGACAAATTTTTCCGTCAGATCGTCCAGGTTTTGATCGGTAAATTTTTCTCCGTGGTCACGCTTGGATATTATGCCCAGGCCAACAGTTTTACCAATATGGCTGCAAATAATTTTCAGCAGGCCATTCAGAAAATCACCTATCCCATTTTGTCCAAATTAAAAAGCGATTTGGTCAGGCTAAAAGAAGGGTATCGTCAGGTGATCAAAATGAGTTCCTTTTTTATTGTTCCCGTCATGATCCTGATGGGTGTTTTAGCCGGCCCTTTGCTTGTTGTCACCGTAGGAGAAAAATGGCTGCCGGCGACTTTATTTCTCCAATTGCTCAGTGCGGCAGGTCTTACGTACCATCTGAATTCCATCAATCTGGATTTATTACTCGTTCTGGGCCGGGTGGATTTATGCCTGCGTATAGAAATCGTCAAAAAAATTATTACCGGCATCCTGATCGTGATTGGAATCCAGTTCGGCATTTTAGGACTGGTCATCAGCCAGGTGATCTCCTATTACATCGCGATCATCATCAACTCGTACTACACCAAGCTTTTCCTGGATTATCCCATTGGAGAGCAACTCCGGGATGTCACCTCCAGTCTGGTTTTCGCAGTGATTGCCGGGCTCTCGGTCGCTTTGGTGCAAATTACCCTGGACCTACCTCCGCTGCTAATGTTGTTGGTGGGGGGCCTGGGCGGCGGCGGCATCTATGTGTTGTTGCACTGGGTCTTCAAGTCAGATGAATTCCGATTACTGCTGGAAGATCTGATGCCCAGGGCTTACAAAATGATCTTAAAATCTTAA
- a CDS encoding polysaccharide biosynthesis tyrosine autokinase, which yields MNEDKVNLIHVFKKALKYWWLYLILLPLTVGAAYFYLQITPFQYEAQTRILIKGVKNAGQVPEEGIFSDIRMHKADNSIGNEVNILTSSPLMEQVVNKLGIANQYVDISGWKPVDLYENHPIDVVNWLPADEFQVLECEIMPGEHGQYTLKMEKEEYRGEFGQELALPIGKVTLARNNFSTLGKKYRVTAMTPKLKALNLCEALEVSIIDENSSVVSLSIRDQVPQRAESILSELLEAYNEESKKDRTVAFENSLNLINERINLVVTELSSIEQQAQTYRQSHNITELSSEGNLLLNEVMSVNKDLVKNNTELEILSGIEDFLSKNKDDFEYVPTNLSINNLMLASQIDKFNEQLSRRNTNTYGPKHETTIQINRQLANLRENIIDNIHSIKKDLTIERDASAEIKSSLTDRLQSLPKRERDLLDIQRMKSIKEDIYTYLLQKREETLISMAVTTDNGKLIEPANASDPISPKPPLILLVGGFLGLAFPSALVLLFNSLNDKVLEERDITNKVKVQILGILPHGSRSRQLAIKENGTSLSTEMFRALRANVSFVSPGDSLKTWLVTSSVSGEGKSYVALNLAMIQALGDKKVLLIELDLRQPKQLEYQKIKEKPEFGISDYLSSSNLTRLKITSKGELNKNLDVIYCGTKPSNPSELLMSSRLRRLIDEARRQYDMIILDAPPIAPVADTFHLHDIADATIFVVRSDYTPKTMLDKLKDIVVNKKFPNPYVVLNGFKFKNSQQYGYHY from the coding sequence ATGAACGAAGATAAAGTAAATCTTATCCATGTCTTCAAGAAGGCATTAAAGTACTGGTGGCTCTATTTAATACTGCTTCCTTTAACCGTGGGAGCAGCTTACTTCTATCTGCAGATCACCCCATTTCAATACGAAGCCCAGACCCGGATTTTAATCAAAGGGGTTAAAAATGCTGGGCAGGTGCCCGAAGAAGGTATCTTCTCCGACATCCGTATGCACAAGGCGGATAATTCCATCGGCAATGAAGTCAACATCCTGACCTCAAGTCCGCTCATGGAACAGGTGGTCAATAAACTCGGCATTGCAAATCAGTATGTTGACATCAGTGGCTGGAAACCGGTTGATCTCTATGAAAACCATCCGATCGATGTGGTAAACTGGCTGCCTGCAGATGAATTTCAGGTCCTGGAGTGTGAAATTATGCCCGGCGAGCATGGTCAGTATACCCTTAAAATGGAGAAAGAAGAATACCGGGGTGAATTCGGCCAGGAACTGGCGTTGCCCATCGGTAAAGTAACCTTAGCCCGTAATAATTTTTCTACCCTGGGTAAAAAATACCGGGTCACTGCAATGACCCCAAAGCTCAAAGCATTGAATTTATGCGAAGCGCTGGAGGTAAGTATCATTGATGAAAATTCCAGTGTTGTATCATTATCCATTCGCGACCAGGTGCCTCAGCGAGCCGAATCCATATTGTCGGAACTTCTGGAGGCATACAATGAAGAGTCCAAAAAGGACCGCACAGTAGCCTTTGAAAACAGCCTTAATCTGATCAATGAGCGCATTAACCTGGTCGTTACTGAGTTATCCTCCATCGAACAGCAGGCGCAGACATACCGTCAGAGTCATAATATCACTGAGCTGTCTTCGGAAGGAAATTTATTGCTTAATGAAGTCATGTCCGTTAATAAGGACCTCGTAAAAAACAATACGGAATTGGAGATCCTGTCCGGAATAGAAGACTTTCTATCCAAGAATAAAGATGATTTTGAATACGTGCCTACCAACCTGAGCATCAATAACCTCATGCTGGCTTCTCAGATTGATAAATTCAATGAGCAGCTGTCCCGTCGCAACACCAATACCTATGGGCCAAAGCATGAAACCACCATTCAGATAAACCGGCAGCTGGCCAATTTGCGTGAAAATATCATTGACAACATCCACAGCATCAAGAAGGATCTTACCATTGAACGCGATGCCAGTGCAGAGATCAAATCCAGTTTGACTGACCGGCTTCAAAGTCTGCCCAAGCGGGAGCGCGACCTGCTGGATATCCAGCGGATGAAAAGCATTAAGGAAGATATCTATACCTATTTACTTCAAAAAAGGGAAGAGACCTTGATCTCCATGGCAGTCACAACGGATAATGGAAAACTGATCGAACCAGCTAATGCGTCCGACCCGATCAGCCCCAAACCACCGCTTATCTTATTGGTGGGCGGCTTCCTTGGACTGGCATTTCCTTCCGCTCTGGTATTACTTTTCAATTCTTTGAATGATAAAGTCCTGGAAGAGCGGGATATAACGAATAAAGTGAAGGTACAGATCCTGGGTATTTTGCCCCACGGAAGCCGGAGCCGGCAGCTGGCCATCAAAGAAAACGGAACTTCATTATCCACGGAAATGTTCCGGGCTCTGCGCGCAAATGTGTCCTTTGTCTCTCCCGGAGACAGCCTGAAGACCTGGCTGGTAACCTCCTCTGTCTCGGGCGAAGGCAAATCGTATGTCGCACTGAACCTGGCGATGATTCAGGCACTGGGTGATAAAAAGGTACTATTGATTGAACTTGACTTGCGTCAGCCCAAACAATTGGAATACCAAAAAATTAAGGAGAAACCGGAATTTGGTATTTCCGATTATCTCAGCAGTTCAAATCTGACACGCCTAAAAATAACCAGTAAGGGTGAGCTCAATAAAAACCTGGATGTGATCTACTGCGGCACCAAACCCAGTAACCCCAGTGAATTGCTGATGTCCAGCCGTTTGCGCCGCCTGATCGATGAAGCCAGACGCCAGTACGATATGATCATTCTGGACGCTCCACCCATAGCTCCGGTAGCTGATACCTTCCACCTGCATGATATTGCCGATGCCACCATTTTTGTGGTGCGTTCGGACTACACTCCCAAGACCATGTTGGATAAACTGAAGGATATCGTCGTAAATAAAAAATTCCCCAATCCGTATGTTGTTCTCAATGGCTTTAAGTTTAAGAACAGCCAGCAGTACGGATATCACTATTGA
- a CDS encoding polysaccharide biosynthesis/export family protein translates to MKNILFFGLMVILVSSCGSVKHSDMLMLTDVQDAVANVDSLPVLKIQPDDILNIQVVDEDNNTISAFQHTINATGEAGEKALGVSEGYRVDEQGYIYLPYIGQVEAAGKTIMAVRQDINSRLIQYLPKANVQVRFVNFKVTLMGEVNRPNTYVIPNERLNILEAIGMAGDFTPYAKRNSVLIIRERNQVREFHRINTKDKSVFASPYFYLSPNDIVIVDPLKAKQYATTGDFFQRYSGIFFPVVTLVTFLLGASLNK, encoded by the coding sequence ATGAAGAATATCTTGTTTTTTGGTTTAATGGTCATTTTGGTAAGCAGCTGCGGAAGTGTGAAGCATTCGGACATGCTGATGCTTACCGATGTACAGGATGCAGTGGCCAATGTGGATTCATTACCGGTACTGAAAATCCAGCCGGATGATATTCTGAACATCCAGGTGGTCGATGAAGACAATAATACCATAAGCGCTTTTCAGCACACGATCAATGCAACCGGTGAAGCAGGTGAGAAAGCACTTGGTGTATCGGAGGGATATCGCGTTGATGAACAGGGGTACATCTACCTTCCTTATATAGGCCAGGTAGAAGCCGCCGGTAAGACAATCATGGCTGTCCGGCAGGATATAAATTCTCGCCTGATTCAATATTTGCCTAAAGCCAATGTTCAGGTCCGGTTCGTTAATTTTAAGGTAACCCTGATGGGTGAAGTCAATCGACCAAATACCTATGTTATTCCAAACGAGCGACTGAATATTCTTGAAGCCATCGGAATGGCCGGCGACTTTACACCCTACGCGAAACGCAATTCCGTATTGATTATTCGGGAAAGAAATCAGGTCAGGGAATTTCACCGGATCAACACAAAAGACAAATCAGTCTTTGCTTCACCCTATTTCTATTTGAGTCCAAATGACATTGTCATAGTCGATCCTCTCAAGGCCAAACAATATGCTACTACCGGCGACTTTTTCCAGCGTTACTCAGGTATCTTTTTTCCGGTAGTAACACTCGTTACCTTTTTGTTAGGTGCTTCCTTAAACAAGTAA